A genomic window from Bdellovibrio sp. SKB1291214 includes:
- a CDS encoding SDR family oxidoreductase: MDIKIALITGANKGLGFESARILGQKGFRVYIGARDKKRGEEAAAALKKEGFDARFLQLDVTSDSSVTDAAKQLAEQEKHLDVLINNAGIALLDRDGKGSVSTIEVMKETYEVNVFGPFRVTKAFLPLLKNSKQASVVMVSSGLGSVTLHADPNSWMATVEAIAYNSSKTALNGVMIGFANEFKAYGIKVNSVNPGYNATDLNNNQGTYPPTHGAGIIVKAAHLDSAGPTGTFVDQDQSCPW; encoded by the coding sequence ATGGATATCAAAATCGCTTTAATTACAGGCGCAAATAAAGGCTTAGGATTTGAATCAGCCCGCATCTTAGGACAAAAAGGTTTTCGCGTGTACATTGGTGCTCGTGACAAAAAGCGGGGCGAAGAAGCTGCCGCTGCTTTAAAAAAAGAAGGCTTTGATGCGCGCTTCTTACAGCTTGATGTAACCAGTGATTCTTCGGTTACCGACGCCGCCAAACAATTGGCGGAACAGGAAAAGCATCTTGATGTTTTGATCAATAACGCTGGCATTGCCCTTTTAGACAGAGATGGCAAAGGCAGTGTTTCCACGATTGAAGTGATGAAAGAAACTTATGAAGTGAATGTGTTTGGCCCCTTCAGAGTAACAAAGGCTTTTTTGCCACTCTTAAAAAACTCCAAACAGGCGAGTGTCGTGATGGTCAGTAGCGGTCTAGGGTCCGTGACGTTGCATGCCGATCCCAACAGCTGGATGGCGACTGTCGAAGCGATTGCTTACAATTCTTCAAAAACGGCACTGAATGGCGTGATGATTGGATTTGCAAACGAGTTTAAAGCCTATGGCATCAAAGTAAACTCGGTGAATCCTGGATATAACGCGACCGATCTGAATAACAACCAAGGTACTTACCCGCCAACTCACGGTGCGGGCATTATCGTGAAAGCTGCGCACTTGGATTCGGCGGGACCAACGGGAACTTTTGTAGACCAAGATCAAAGCTGTCCTTGGTAA
- a CDS encoding AraC family transcriptional regulator, whose product MSQIVELMKIEMVLTSKLVGHDTWALYFESFKQIKFGFVADGECHISGNGISETLKQGEGFILTNLKGFRVGSDAKTKAISGDELYQKRKTPFVKAGNERKAISTVLFGGHFTFDAAIAPTLVDRLPTFTRLSDSDPTVKVLFELIGRETEDNICGSDFVLNRAAQLLLLMGLRKGSKSNIYLGSGWLRAFNDPSLSKAMQLIHTRTSEDWSVESLAKAAGLSRSGFSAQFMKAVGQSPAEYLRGWRMVVARDLLRSSQISIAEVATKVGYQSETAFSTAFRRTVGQQPSKFRES is encoded by the coding sequence TTGAGCCAAATAGTTGAACTGATGAAAATTGAGATGGTCTTAACCTCAAAGCTCGTGGGCCACGATACTTGGGCATTGTACTTTGAAAGTTTTAAGCAAATCAAATTCGGTTTTGTGGCTGATGGTGAATGCCATATTTCCGGGAACGGTATTAGTGAAACTTTGAAACAAGGCGAGGGCTTTATTCTGACAAACCTTAAAGGCTTTCGTGTCGGATCGGACGCAAAGACCAAGGCTATTTCGGGGGATGAACTTTATCAAAAACGTAAAACCCCATTCGTCAAAGCTGGGAACGAACGCAAAGCTATCAGCACTGTTTTATTTGGCGGCCATTTTACTTTTGATGCAGCCATTGCGCCGACACTTGTAGATCGCCTGCCCACGTTTACAAGACTCTCTGATTCTGATCCTACGGTGAAAGTCCTTTTTGAGTTAATCGGACGCGAAACAGAGGACAATATCTGTGGATCAGACTTTGTTTTAAACCGCGCCGCTCAGTTACTACTTTTGATGGGATTAAGAAAAGGTTCGAAATCAAATATCTATCTTGGCTCCGGATGGTTAAGGGCTTTTAATGACCCCTCATTGTCTAAAGCCATGCAGTTAATTCACACAAGAACCTCTGAGGACTGGAGTGTTGAAAGCTTGGCAAAGGCTGCAGGACTTTCTCGATCCGGTTTTTCGGCGCAGTTCATGAAAGCTGTTGGGCAGTCACCGGCGGAATACTTACGGGGCTGGCGTATGGTTGTCGCTCGTGATCTGTTAAGATCGTCGCAGATTTCAATTGCGGAAGTCGCGACGAAAGTGGGCTACCAGTCGGAGACAGCTTTTAGCACCGCTTTTCGTCGAACGGTTGGGCAACAACCTTCCAAATTCCGCGAGTCTTAA
- a CDS encoding DUF1428 domain-containing protein, protein MSRYVDGYVIPIAKKNVKNYKKMATIGMKTWMKHGALDYYECVGDKMDVPYGLPFPKLCKLKKDETVIFAFIVYKSKAHSIQVNKKVHKEFESMDLKNMEKIVSMKRFSVGGFKVLVSNKK, encoded by the coding sequence ATGAGTCGTTACGTTGACGGTTACGTGATTCCAATCGCAAAGAAAAATGTAAAGAACTATAAAAAGATGGCCACGATCGGAATGAAGACGTGGATGAAACACGGTGCTCTGGATTATTACGAGTGTGTCGGCGACAAGATGGATGTTCCTTATGGATTGCCGTTCCCAAAACTTTGTAAGCTTAAAAAAGACGAAACTGTGATCTTTGCTTTCATCGTTTACAAATCCAAAGCTCACAGCATTCAGGTAAACAAAAAAGTTCACAAAGAATTTGAAAGCATGGACCTTAAAAACATGGAAAAGATCGTATCGATGAAAAGATTCTCGGTCGGTGGTTTCAAGGTCCTTGTAAGTAATAAAAAGTAG
- a CDS encoding response regulator, whose protein sequence is MWSKIFQSKKFNGTPAFRAELNESLRTRGISSSRGQIILGILCYLSALSFADAIHTTLIAGTIVMNGSRLILCVRYAEMTKKEPFRWLKVFGWVTWFTSLFWSMATIYSLSIFHGTPEVGFIALLALSGVITSVPMALSPEKFLAKAYVFTGLIPLGIFFLLNSSSHNLITAVIAFAFTPFLIYQVNLQSRQILEIYARREQYKSLFHATMESIIVHDNGIIVEVNSAFEASFGYKASEIIGKHIAMLLPPEDHPTMRIAMSKDYDTPLEVRGVRKSGEVFPMETRGRFFDYGGKMMRLVCSQDLTSRKKAEEVLTVQLQHEKALMDIREKSMIETSKAKSLFLANMSHEIRTPLHAVISISDLLAEMDLSEKAMRYVRTLKDSGASLLALINDILDYSKIDSGNIDLEYVDFSLVNLIESQADLMVSRAELKNLRLTTYVDPTLPVAVSGDFGRLGQILANLISNAIKFTNNGEIKVRCALVKKLAEQKILIRFEVEDSGTGLSQDKKAQLFKPFVQADSSTARRYGGTGLGLSICHSLVTLMGGEISYRGNGDKPGTTFWFDVPVDVINPESISFQFAKTDWHQADAIIIEDGFLAAPTFERYLKSWNMPVTRMTAADFKSQKPDSPSKARGLLIVQECDELDEIIKTNTWLTRPRHILVVNRRADQENHVTSSSPPNIVKYLSPNIRQSDLYNALLNTVLISHNLSDLTQSRTALKTEKQNEIRFPKSRVLVAEDNSTNQFVIRAILQKFEMNVQVVNNGAEAVNAYQNGDYDLILMDVQMPEMDGCQATEKIRELEANKKIEKPVPIVALTANVLQEDRDACTKAGMNDFLSKPVKKDLLINVLERYLSDKME, encoded by the coding sequence GTGTGGTCAAAAATATTTCAGTCTAAAAAATTTAATGGCACCCCAGCTTTCCGAGCCGAACTTAACGAATCATTGCGCACGCGTGGGATCAGTTCATCACGTGGGCAGATTATATTAGGTATTCTTTGTTACCTGTCGGCATTGTCTTTTGCAGATGCAATTCATACGACGTTGATCGCTGGCACCATTGTGATGAATGGTTCACGGCTGATCCTTTGTGTCCGTTATGCAGAGATGACGAAAAAGGAGCCATTCCGTTGGCTTAAAGTTTTTGGATGGGTCACTTGGTTCACGTCACTATTTTGGTCGATGGCGACCATTTACAGTTTATCGATTTTTCACGGGACACCCGAAGTCGGATTTATTGCGCTGTTAGCTTTATCAGGAGTGATAACGTCGGTGCCGATGGCTCTAAGCCCCGAAAAGTTTCTGGCAAAAGCCTATGTGTTCACGGGGCTTATTCCACTGGGAATATTTTTTTTGCTAAACTCCTCGTCGCATAATCTGATCACTGCTGTGATCGCATTTGCGTTTACGCCTTTTCTTATTTATCAAGTGAACCTGCAATCCCGTCAGATTCTTGAAATCTATGCTCGCCGCGAACAGTATAAATCACTTTTCCATGCCACAATGGAAAGCATCATCGTACATGACAATGGCATCATCGTTGAAGTGAACAGTGCCTTTGAAGCAAGCTTTGGTTACAAAGCCAGTGAAATTATTGGAAAGCATATAGCAATGCTGCTTCCGCCTGAAGATCATCCCACGATGCGTATTGCGATGTCGAAAGATTACGACACACCATTAGAAGTGCGGGGAGTGCGAAAATCTGGAGAAGTCTTTCCGATGGAAACACGGGGCCGCTTTTTTGATTACGGTGGAAAGATGATGCGCTTGGTGTGCTCGCAAGATTTAACCAGCCGTAAAAAAGCAGAAGAAGTTTTAACGGTTCAGCTTCAACACGAAAAAGCATTGATGGATATTCGTGAAAAATCGATGATCGAAACCTCCAAGGCAAAGTCTTTGTTTTTAGCTAATATGAGCCATGAAATCAGAACACCCTTGCATGCCGTGATTTCAATATCTGATTTGTTGGCAGAGATGGACTTATCTGAAAAAGCCATGCGCTATGTTCGTACGTTAAAGGATTCTGGCGCTTCGTTATTGGCGTTGATTAACGATATCCTTGATTATTCTAAAATCGATTCCGGCAATATTGATTTGGAATATGTTGATTTTAGCCTGGTGAACTTGATTGAATCACAGGCGGATTTGATGGTGAGCCGGGCTGAACTTAAAAATTTACGATTAACAACTTACGTTGATCCAACGTTACCTGTCGCCGTCAGCGGGGACTTTGGCCGCTTAGGACAAATTCTAGCAAACTTAATCAGTAATGCGATCAAATTTACTAACAATGGAGAGATTAAAGTTCGCTGTGCACTCGTCAAAAAACTGGCAGAGCAAAAAATTTTAATTCGCTTTGAGGTGGAAGATTCAGGAACGGGGTTATCCCAAGATAAAAAAGCCCAACTGTTTAAACCCTTTGTTCAAGCGGACTCATCAACAGCACGTCGGTACGGTGGAACGGGGTTAGGATTATCCATTTGTCACAGCCTTGTGACCTTAATGGGCGGGGAAATCAGTTACCGCGGAAACGGGGATAAGCCTGGAACAACATTTTGGTTTGATGTTCCCGTCGACGTCATAAATCCTGAATCCATCAGCTTTCAATTTGCAAAAACGGATTGGCATCAAGCTGATGCAATTATTATCGAGGACGGTTTTTTAGCGGCACCAACATTTGAACGTTATTTAAAATCTTGGAATATGCCGGTCACACGAATGACGGCGGCGGATTTTAAATCTCAGAAACCGGATTCGCCAAGCAAGGCCCGCGGTTTATTGATTGTTCAAGAGTGTGATGAACTAGATGAAATTATAAAAACCAATACTTGGCTGACTCGTCCAAGGCATATTTTGGTCGTGAATCGCAGGGCGGATCAAGAGAATCATGTGACGTCCTCGTCGCCACCCAATATCGTTAAATATTTAAGTCCCAACATCCGTCAGTCAGATCTTTATAATGCTTTATTAAATACTGTTTTAATTTCGCATAATTTGTCGGACCTGACGCAGTCTCGTACGGCACTTAAAACTGAAAAGCAAAATGAAATCAGATTTCCAAAGTCCCGAGTGTTGGTTGCGGAAGATAACTCCACCAATCAATTTGTGATCCGAGCGATTTTACAAAAATTTGAAATGAATGTTCAGGTGGTGAATAACGGTGCAGAAGCAGTGAATGCTTATCAAAACGGTGATTATGATTTGATTTTGATGGACGTGCAAATGCCAGAAATGGACGGCTGCCAAGCCACTGAAAAAATTAGAGAGCTTGAGGCCAACAAGAAAATAGAAAAACCCGTTCCCATCGTCGCCTTAACCGCCAATGTCCTGCAAGAAGATCGCGATGCTTGCACGAAGGCGGGGATGAATGATTTTCTATCTAAGCCCGTGAAGAAAGATCTTTTGATTAACGTCTTGGAAAGATATTTGTCTGATAAAATGGAATAG
- a CDS encoding FAD-dependent monooxygenase — protein sequence MERKNILITGAGIAGPTLAYWLTRSGHKVTLVEKASAPRLGGQNIDISDAAIDIVRLMGIEKEILRHNTTEVGLHIVNKDNQVEAEFPKDAPLSFTSKYEILRGDLADILIQLTRSKVDYRFGDSIESLTQYAEGVEVVFSSKTRQRFDLLIVAEGVSSATRKMIVPDKNPYKYLGVYTSYTTIPRQPHDGKWARWLTAPKGRVLLLRPDNKGTTRASVNYWHDGPPEAHFSASEAVAEVQRKLQGVVWEEDRLMNDIKNDKDIYLGPVSQVRLQSWSKGRCCLLGDAAYCPTPFTGMGTTLAIIGAYVLAGELSRSDNYESAFREYESKLKPFVQKIQKVFPGQFRLVYPQSKAGVFIFNKVLSFFASKPVQKIAQALKKKPSETREFKLPHYQFATATYSYDSRLEQRDHNP from the coding sequence ATGGAACGGAAAAACATTCTAATCACCGGAGCAGGAATTGCGGGACCCACGTTGGCATATTGGCTGACACGTTCGGGTCACAAGGTGACGCTTGTTGAAAAAGCTTCCGCTCCACGCTTGGGTGGTCAAAATATCGACATCAGTGATGCGGCGATTGATATCGTCAGGCTGATGGGAATTGAGAAAGAAATTCTTCGCCATAACACAACGGAAGTTGGACTTCACATCGTGAATAAAGATAACCAAGTCGAGGCAGAATTTCCTAAGGATGCTCCGTTGTCTTTCACATCGAAATACGAAATCCTGCGCGGTGACCTTGCAGATATTTTGATTCAACTGACGCGATCGAAAGTGGATTATCGTTTTGGAGACTCGATTGAATCTCTGACCCAATACGCAGAAGGCGTGGAGGTTGTTTTTAGCTCCAAGACTCGGCAACGATTTGATCTTTTGATTGTTGCTGAAGGCGTTAGCTCTGCCACTCGTAAAATGATTGTGCCTGATAAAAATCCCTATAAATATTTGGGAGTCTACACCTCTTACACCACGATCCCACGCCAACCCCATGACGGAAAATGGGCGCGATGGTTAACCGCTCCGAAAGGACGTGTTTTACTTTTAAGACCCGATAACAAGGGCACAACCCGCGCATCAGTGAACTATTGGCATGACGGCCCGCCAGAGGCGCACTTTTCTGCAAGCGAAGCGGTGGCTGAAGTTCAACGAAAACTTCAGGGAGTTGTTTGGGAAGAAGATCGCCTGATGAACGATATTAAAAATGACAAAGACATTTATCTGGGGCCGGTTAGTCAGGTGCGTTTACAATCGTGGTCTAAGGGACGGTGTTGCCTTTTAGGAGACGCCGCTTACTGCCCCACACCTTTTACCGGCATGGGAACGACGTTAGCAATTATCGGCGCGTATGTATTGGCGGGAGAATTGTCTCGGTCCGATAACTACGAATCAGCCTTTCGTGAATATGAAAGTAAACTAAAACCGTTCGTTCAAAAGATCCAAAAAGTTTTTCCGGGACAGTTCCGATTGGTTTATCCCCAATCTAAGGCAGGAGTATTTATTTTCAATAAAGTGCTTTCATTTTTTGCCAGCAAACCGGTTCAGAAAATTGCACAGGCTTTAAAAAAGAAACCAAGCGAAACGCGCGAATTCAAATTGCCCCACTATCAGTTTGCCACCGCAACATATAGTTATGACAGCCGGTTAGAGCAACGGGATCACAATCCATAG
- a CDS encoding RecQ family ATP-dependent DNA helicase: MEKALTVSSPKIKKILKDRFGFSSLREGQKEVINSVLAGKPTLAIMPTGAGKSLCFQLPALALPGTTVVVSPLIALMKDQTGKLDSLNIDAVELSSALSSQQQTENYSVATNGKTEFIYVTPERLTAPDFLESLQQVKIDLFVIDEAHCISQWGHDFRPAYLSLADAWRTLGQPPVLALTATATPEVVDDIKKQLQLPQMEVFSSGVLRKNLFYEVSMVEKEAEKTAKTLEILKEVQGSGIIYCATVKSAVQLHELLESEGYPVDLYHGKLSIAARSENRVRFMQSQDRIMVATNAFGMGIDNPHIRFILHFQFPGSLEAYYQESGRAGRDGNFSRCILLYLKQDKRTQSFFLAGKYPDLEDLKKTYERLQSLTLKDPALNEADITEDLGVPKSKVKVLLALLKSAKVLVLSKKVLRLKVVNLTEAQLQNLIDGYLQKKVADADKLKQMIVYGQSALCRWKMILEYFEQKVEWERCEHCDNCQREASRLVEAPQEAFC, from the coding sequence ATGGAAAAAGCGCTGACCGTTTCATCTCCTAAAATCAAAAAAATTCTAAAAGATCGTTTTGGCTTTAGTTCCCTTCGCGAGGGGCAAAAAGAAGTCATCAACTCGGTGCTCGCAGGAAAACCGACCTTGGCCATCATGCCGACCGGGGCGGGCAAGTCCTTATGTTTCCAGTTGCCGGCATTAGCGTTGCCGGGCACGACGGTTGTCGTTTCGCCTTTGATCGCTTTGATGAAAGATCAAACAGGTAAACTTGATAGCTTAAATATCGATGCGGTAGAGTTAAGCAGTGCTCTCAGTTCCCAACAACAAACAGAAAATTACAGTGTCGCTACCAACGGTAAGACGGAATTCATTTATGTCACTCCGGAACGATTAACGGCCCCGGATTTCTTAGAATCTTTGCAGCAAGTAAAGATCGATCTTTTTGTTATTGATGAAGCCCACTGTATCAGCCAATGGGGGCACGATTTTAGACCGGCCTATCTTTCACTTGCCGATGCGTGGAGGACTCTAGGTCAGCCTCCTGTATTAGCCCTTACTGCCACGGCGACACCGGAAGTGGTGGACGATATCAAGAAGCAATTGCAGCTGCCGCAGATGGAAGTCTTTTCGTCGGGCGTTTTGCGCAAGAATCTTTTTTATGAAGTCAGCATGGTGGAAAAGGAAGCTGAAAAAACGGCGAAAACTTTAGAGATTTTAAAAGAGGTCCAAGGCAGTGGCATCATCTATTGCGCCACAGTTAAATCCGCAGTTCAATTGCACGAGCTTTTAGAAAGCGAAGGGTATCCCGTTGATCTCTATCACGGCAAACTCTCGATTGCGGCCCGCTCGGAAAATCGTGTGCGCTTTATGCAATCCCAAGATCGAATCATGGTCGCAACCAATGCCTTCGGTATGGGTATCGATAATCCCCATATTCGTTTCATCCTACATTTTCAGTTTCCAGGCTCTCTGGAGGCATACTATCAAGAGTCAGGGCGGGCAGGACGCGACGGAAATTTTTCTCGCTGTATCCTTCTTTATCTAAAACAAGACAAGCGAACTCAAAGTTTTTTCTTGGCAGGTAAATATCCTGACCTTGAAGACTTAAAAAAGACTTATGAACGTTTGCAAAGTTTAACTCTTAAAGATCCCGCTTTGAACGAAGCCGACATCACTGAAGATTTGGGAGTTCCAAAATCCAAAGTGAAAGTATTATTAGCGCTATTGAAAAGCGCAAAAGTTCTAGTCTTATCAAAAAAGGTTCTGCGCCTAAAAGTCGTTAATTTAACTGAAGCCCAGCTACAAAATCTGATTGATGGATATTTGCAGAAAAAAGTGGCTGATGCCGATAAATTGAAACAAATGATCGTGTACGGGCAATCTGCTCTTTGCCGATGGAAAATGATCCTGGAATACTTCGAGCAAAAAGTAGAATGGGAACGTTGCGAACATTGCGATAACTGCCAACGTGAAGCTTCGCGACTTGTGGAAGCTCCTCAAGAAGCTTTCTGCTAA
- a CDS encoding DNA methyltransferase produces the protein MGVRKTLTSREEGSGNYVICGDNLEWLKLLEDESIDLCYIDPPFFSNRPYEILWGNGYERRSFEDRFSGKVLNYIEWMRPRIELIHKKLKKTGSIFLHCDWHASHRLRCVLDDVFGEDNFRNEIIWKRTFTTGSSKSIAKKFSANTDTIFFYQKSKDSYFNVPYKDYAPATLKRYDKVDENGRRFKWENLKTYSKDRLKEMLKSGEAKFNKGSKNPVYKAYLDPNKGTPMDNLWDDIEFIGTKSPERLGYPTQKPEALLRRIIECASKKGDVVLDCFGGGGTTAKVCADLGRTFITGDVSPVSVKIISERLYFDVPDVKFEIKNLPQTEEELKQMNGHKFAEVVCEVMGWDVNTKKSGDGGIDGWADGGKLPIQIKNHATAPAGRPDLQRFFGALGKNKKGIFVAWRFASEAREYIAKVKQDHKVEIVAMECSAVFGGLLLEKAKGEEIEKLYLERRPKNWAKNVAKAEAHQKVLEKIAKAKNKPIRKKKQVEAG, from the coding sequence ATGGGTGTCAGAAAAACTTTGACCTCTAGGGAAGAAGGGTCCGGAAATTATGTTATCTGCGGAGATAATCTCGAATGGCTTAAACTACTTGAAGATGAGAGTATTGATCTCTGCTATATAGATCCGCCATTCTTTTCGAATCGACCTTACGAAATTCTTTGGGGAAATGGATACGAACGTAGATCTTTTGAGGATCGCTTTTCTGGGAAAGTATTAAATTATATTGAGTGGATGAGGCCACGAATTGAACTTATTCACAAAAAATTGAAAAAGACAGGCAGCATTTTTCTTCACTGCGATTGGCACGCCTCACATCGTTTGAGATGTGTTCTTGATGATGTATTCGGTGAGGACAACTTTAGAAATGAAATTATTTGGAAAAGAACTTTTACTACCGGAAGCTCTAAATCTATCGCGAAAAAATTTAGCGCCAATACAGACACCATATTTTTCTATCAAAAATCAAAGGACTCTTATTTTAATGTTCCCTATAAGGACTACGCTCCCGCTACTCTAAAGCGGTATGATAAAGTTGACGAAAATGGACGGCGTTTCAAATGGGAAAATCTGAAGACCTATTCGAAAGATAGATTAAAAGAAATGTTAAAGTCTGGAGAAGCCAAGTTCAATAAGGGGTCAAAGAACCCTGTTTACAAGGCTTATCTTGACCCCAACAAGGGAACCCCTATGGATAATCTTTGGGATGACATTGAGTTTATTGGCACCAAGTCTCCTGAACGACTTGGCTATCCAACGCAAAAACCCGAGGCCCTTTTACGAAGAATTATTGAATGTGCTTCAAAAAAAGGAGATGTGGTTCTTGATTGCTTCGGGGGTGGTGGAACAACCGCAAAAGTCTGCGCCGATCTTGGTCGAACATTTATCACGGGTGATGTGTCCCCCGTATCTGTTAAGATTATATCCGAACGTTTATATTTCGATGTTCCCGATGTGAAGTTCGAGATCAAAAACTTGCCGCAGACCGAAGAAGAACTAAAGCAAATGAACGGCCACAAGTTCGCGGAAGTTGTCTGTGAAGTAATGGGTTGGGATGTAAATACTAAAAAATCTGGCGATGGTGGGATTGATGGATGGGCAGATGGTGGAAAACTTCCGATCCAAATTAAGAACCATGCTACGGCTCCCGCAGGTCGTCCTGATCTTCAAAGGTTTTTCGGAGCTTTGGGGAAAAATAAAAAAGGTATTTTTGTCGCGTGGAGGTTTGCTTCTGAAGCTCGAGAATATATAGCTAAAGTAAAACAAGACCATAAAGTCGAGATCGTAGCGATGGAATGTTCGGCGGTTTTCGGAGGTCTTCTTTTAGAGAAGGCTAAAGGTGAAGAGATCGAAAAATTATATTTAGAGCGCAGACCGAAAAACTGGGCTAAAAATGTAGCAAAAGCCGAAGCACATCAAAAAGTTTTGGAAAAAATCGCAAAGGCAAAGAACAAGCCGATCCGAAAGAAAAAACAAGTGGAAGCAGGCTAA